The DNA sequence ACCCGCGGGAAGGGCGCCTGGATGCGCTCCAGGGCCGAGAGGTCGCGGCCGAGCACCTCCAGTTCGCCGCCGCACCGCTCCAGCGTCCGCCCGACCAGGTAGACCACCAACTCCTCCTGGAGGCGCATGTTGTCCTCGGAGTCGGCGAAAGCGACCTCGGGCTCAAGCATCCAGAACTCGGTCAGATGGCGCCGGGTCTTGGATTTCTCGGCGCGGAAGGTGGGGCCGAAGCAGTACACCTTGCGGAAGGCTGGGCACGCCGCCTCCACGTACAGCTGCCCGGTCTGCGCCAGGAAGGCGCGGTCGCCGAAGTAATCGGTCTCGAACAGGGTGCCCGCGGATTCGCCGATCGCGCCGGTGAGGATGGGGGTGTCGATGCGGACGAAGTCGCGTTCGTACAGGAAGTCGTGAATGCCCTTCTCCACCTCGGCGCGGATGCGCAGGCCGGCGCGCTGGGCCGAGGAGCGCAGCCAGAGGTGCCGGTAGTCGAGGAGGAACTCGACCCCGTGCTCCTTGGGCTGGATGGGAAAGTCCACGGACGCGCCCAGCAGACGGACGTCCTCCACCAGGAGCTCGTAGCCGCCCGGGGAGCGCGCATCCGCCTGGACCGACCCTGTCACGCCGACGCATGACTCTTGCGTGAGGGCGCAGCCGAGCTCCCAGGCCTCGGGGGTGAGCTGCTTGCGCAGCAGGACGCCCTGCACCAAGCCGGTGCCGTCGCGCACCACCACGAAGGCGACACGGCCGTGGACGCGCACGTGCTCCACCCAGCCGCGTATCGTGACGCTCCGGCCGACGCTGGCGCCGAGCTCGCGTACGACGGTTTCGGGGGAAGCCATGGTGGTCTCCTGGGTGGGATCGGCTGGAGATGGACGGTCCCCGGGCGCGGACCGTCGGTAGCTAGTGTGTCACGGAGGAAGCGTCAAGTCCAACTGCGGCCGGGGCTAACCCACCGCGCGGAGTTGCAGGCGGTCGCCGAACCGGCCGGTGAGCAGATGGCGCCGCGTGGTGTTCTCCGGGGCGAGCAGATCGGGGTCGCGGTCGATGGTCGCGCGGGCGTGTTCGCGGGCGGCGCGCATGAGGTCCTGGTCGAGCGTGAGGTCGGCGAAACGCAGAACGGGCTGCCCGTGCTGCTGGGAGCCGAAGAAATCCCCTTCCCCGCGCATGGCCAGATCGGCCCGGGCGATCGCAAAGCCGTCGTGCGTGCTCCGGAAGACCCTCAGGCGCTCGGCGGCGGCCTCCTCCGCGTCGGCGATGGCGACGCAGTAGCTGCGGTCGGCCCCGCGCCCGACCCGGCCGCGGAGCTGGTGCAGCTGCGAGAGGCCGAAGCGCTCGGCGTGCTCGATGAGCATGACGGTGGCGTTGGACACGTCGATGCCCACCTCCACGACCGAGGTGGCCACCAGCACGTCCAGGTCGCCGGCCAGGAAGGCGCGCATTACCGTATCCCTCTGCGCGCCGGGAAGCTGGCCGTGCAGGAGGCCGACCCGGAAGTCCGGGAACTCCTCCGCGCGCAGCCGTTCCCATTCCTCCGTGGCCGAGCGCAACTGCAGCTTGTCGGACTCGCCCACCAGGGGATAGATGACGTAAACCTGCCGCCCGCGCGCCAGCTCGTCCCGGACCAGCCGGTACGCTTCGCCACGGCGGGAAGGCCGCAGCCAGCGGGTTGCCACCGGTTTGCGCCCGGGAGGCAACTCGTCCAGCACGCTCAGGTCGAGGTCGCCGTAGAGGGCGAGCGCCAGCGAGCGAGGGATCGGCGTCGCCGACATGATGAGGGTGTCGGGGGCAGGGTCGCGCTGGCCCAGGACCATCCGCTGACGCACTCCGAAACGGTGCTGTTCGTCCACCACCACCAGTCCCAGGCGCGCGAACTCCACCGTCTCCTGGATGAGCGCATGGGTGCCGGTCACCACGAGGCCGCTGCCGTCGGCCAGGGCGGCGAGCACGCGGGCGCGCTCGCGGGCATCGGTGCGGCCGGTGAGCAGCAGGGTCTCGACCCCGAGCGGGCCGAGCAGGCGCTCGAGGCTGCGGGCGTGCTGCTCGGCGAGCAGCTCGGTGGGCGCCATGAGGGCGGCCTGGTGCCCGCCCTCCACCGCGAGCATCATGGCGAAGACGGCGACGATGGTCTTCCCCGCCCCCACATCCCCCTGCAGCATGCGGTTCATGCGGCGGTCCGCGGTCATGTCCGCGTAGATCTCGCGCAGCACCCGGGCCTGGGCATCGGTCAGGCGAAACCCGAGCGACTCGTGCAGAGGACGGATCAGCCGGTTGCTGCGGCCGAAGCGGATGCCGTTGACGGCGGTGGTGCTCCGGTGGCGGGCGTGGGCGTGCATCAGCTGCAGGAAGTAGAGTTCGTCCCAGGCGAGACGCCTTCGGCCTCGCTCGGCCGCGTCGAGGCTCTTCGGGGCATGCAGGCTGGAGAGCGCTTCGGCCAGAACCGGCACGCCGATCTCGCGGCGCTCTCCGGGGGAGAGGTACTCCTCTTCCTCCACCTGCCGCAGGAGCGTGGACAGATTGCGCTCCAGCAGCTGGCGCAGCACCCACTGCGGTACGGACTCGGACGCCGGATAGACCACGAAGATGGTGCCGCGGGCTCCGCCCTCCTCTCCCTCGGAGGCGCCGCGGGCACGCCCGGATTCGAGAACGGCGAACTCGCGGGGCTGGATCTGGCGGCCGTGAAAGAAGCGCACCGTTCCGGCGGCGAGCAGCAGGTCCCCCTTGCGGATCCTGCGATCGAGCCACGGCTGTCCCGGCCAGGCGCAGGTGATGTGGCCGGTCTCGTCCTCGATCACGGCCTGAAAGATGCGCAGGCCCTTGCGCGTGGGGATGACCCCGGAGCTGCGCACCCGCCCGACCACGACGGCGGCGTCTCCCACTTCGAGCCCGGCCACCGGCTGAACGGTGGAGGCGTCCTCATAGCGCCGGGGCACGTGATAGAGCAGGTCGCGCGCCTTGCGGATGCCCAGTCCTGCAAGATTCTCCGCGCGCCGGGGACCGACGCCCTTGAGGTACTGGACGGGGGAGTCGAGCCTCGAGAAGCTCATGCCGGAGATCCGAAAACGCCCTCCAGAAACGCGTTCGCGTCGAAGGGCTCGAGGTCACCGGGGCCTTCTCCCACTCCGACCAGCTTGACCGGCAACCCGAACTCCTGCCCGAGGGCGACGACGATGCCCCCGCGCGCACTGGAATCCATCTTGGCGAGAAGAATCCCGCTCGGATTCACCGCGTCACGGAACACCCGCACCTGGGCAAGCGCGTTCTGACCCACGGTTGCGTCGAGCACGATCAGGGTCTCGTGCGGAGCGCCCGGCAGCTTGCGGGCGATGACCCGCCGTACCTTGGCGAGTTCATCCATCAACCCGGTGCGGGTGTGGAGGCGTCCGGCGGTGTCGACGATCGCTACGTCAACGCCGCGCGCGCGGGCCGCGTCGATGGCGTCGAAGGCGACCGCGGCGGGATCTCCGCCGGGCTGTCCGGCCACGAACTCGGCGCCGGTGCGGTCCGCCCAGATGCGCAGCTGGGAGATCGCGCCCGCCCGGTAGGTGTCCGCCGCGGCGAGCAGGACCTTCCTGCCCCGGGCAGCGAGAACATGGGCCAGCTTGCCGGCGGAAGTGGTCTTCCCCACCCCGTTGACCCCGACCATGAGATAGACGGCGATGCCCTGCGCGGGTTCGCGGAGAGCGAAAGCGACTTCCGTTGCCGAAGCCGCCGGAGCCCCTTCGGCCGATGCCACGGGAAGCAGGATCCTCGCCACTTCGTCCCGCAGGGCGTTGCGTAGCGCCTCCGGGCCGCGGAGCCGTCCGCGCCGCTGGAGTGCTTCGACGCGATCCACCAGCCGCAGCGCGGCCTCCACGCCGAAGTCGGCGGCCAGCAGGCGGTCCTCGAGTTCCTCGAGCGTCTCGGTGCCCAGACCGCGCGCGGATGGCCGGAGGTCGGGGAGGGCGAAGCCCGCGACCCTCCGCCACAGCGACCCGCGCGTACCGCTCCCTTTGCCGGTCAGTCGGCCCAGCGGCGTCACAAACGCTACCGGAGGCCCCGGCGGCGGCGGCCGATCCACTCGCCGCACAGCACCGTCAGGACGAGGATGAAGGGCAGGGGGTGCGTGCGCAGCGGACGGCCGACAGCCGCGTGGACGCCTCCTTCGGCCGCGTCCCCGCCCACCGCGTCGACGACGGGCGGCAACCGGAGTTCGCCGGTGTAGCGCTCGACGTCGAAACGGCCGCTCACCTCCTCGCCGCCGGCCCCCGTGGACAGCACGAAATCATAGGCGCCCGGGTCCAGCGGCGCGGTGGTGAAGGCCTCTGTGGAATCCACCGCGACCGTGGACTCGAAGACCGTTTCGCCGGCGTGGATGAGACGAAGGCCGAGTTCCTGCCCGGCCATTCCGGGCGCCTGCCAGCGAACGGGGCTCCCGCGCCCGATCACCGGCTCGGCGGGACCGGGTGGACCGGCGGCCGCAAGGCGCTCGCCGGCGAACAGCCAGTTCGCCACTCCAGCCCACAGGGACCGGTAGGCGCGGCGCGGCGTTGCCTCGCGGGCGGCCCAGCGCCAGTAGCCCTCGGCCAGGCCGACGCCTACGCGCCTGCCCTGCTCGGCGATCAGGACGACGGCGGCCTCTCCGGTGCCGCGCCCGCCCAGATGCACCTGCAGGGCGACCGTTCCCGAGTGCGCCGTTGCGGGGTGGAGGGCGGTGAGGGGCGGCAGAGCCCCGAGATCCAGGTCGGCGAACTGCCCGGCCACCGGCGAGGCGGGGAGGTCCGCGGCCACGTACCACTCGCCCTCGACCTCGCCCGCCACCGCCACCCCGCCCAGCGACGCACCCGCCCGGTCGGCCGGGAACATGAGCAGACGCCGGGCGTTGCGGGAGGCGTCGCGCACCCAGCCCGGAGCGGTCGCGCCGACGCCGTGCAGCACCACGATGTCGGCGCCGGCGAGCATCGTGCGCAACTCGCCCTCGGTTACCTCGTCCACGCTCTCATCGCCGCGGGCGATCGGCAGATACCGCGACCCGGCGACGCGCAGGTAACCGCGGGCGGGCAGCCCGGTCACGTCCTCCAGCACGGGAAGCAGGTGACGGGGCTCCCAGTCCGGAAGCAGGGAGAGCAGGACCAGCCCGGCCTGCGGGGGCGCTACGCGCACATGGCGCACCCGGCGGTCGTCGTCGGCAAAGCCGTCGTCCTCCAGCACGACGGTGGCCACGTAGCGCACCAGCCCCTCGGCCGTGGGAGCGGGGAGGTCCACGAGCGTGCGCGCGACTTGGCCGGGCGGGGGGATCTCCACCGGAATCGAGGCCACCAGGCGGTCCTCCTCCAGCACCTCGATGCGGGCGGCGGCACCCGGGGCGGCCTCGCCGAACACGGTGACCTCGGCGACAAAGGGTGTCCCCCGTTCGACACGCGCGGGCGGGGCGAAGTCGGCCACCCCCGCATTCGCCACGGTCCCGCCCACCACCTCAAGGCGGGCCTGCAGCCCGGGCACCACCGGAAGGCTGCCGAAGTCGGCATCGGTCAGGCGCCCGTCGCTCACCACCGTGACCGCGCGCGCGCCGGATTCGGCCGCCGCGCGCAGGGCCGGGAGGAGGCGGGAGGAGGTGGCCGAGGGCGCGCGCGCGTCCAGCTGGTCGGCCGCGCCCGCCGCCACGGCATCCCCGAAGACCAGGATCCGGCCTCCGCCGCTCGCGAGGCGCCGCGCTTCCTCGACCGCGTCCGCCCACGCCGTCTCCCCGCCGGGAGAACCGGCCGCCATGCTCAGGGAGCCGTCCAGCAGCA is a window from the Gammaproteobacteria bacterium genome containing:
- the asnS gene encoding asparagine--tRNA ligase gives rise to the protein MASPETVVRELGASVGRSVTIRGWVEHVRVHGRVAFVVVRDGTGLVQGVLLRKQLTPEAWELGCALTQESCVGVTGSVQADARSPGGYELLVEDVRLLGASVDFPIQPKEHGVEFLLDYRHLWLRSSAQRAGLRIRAEVEKGIHDFLYERDFVRIDTPILTGAIGESAGTLFETDYFGDRAFLAQTGQLYVEAACPAFRKVYCFGPTFRAEKSKTRRHLTEFWMLEPEVAFADSEDNMRLQEELVVYLVGRTLERCGGELEVLGRDLSALERIQAPFPRVSYTEALEIVRAAGSDTRWGADLGGADETRIAEHFDRPVFVYNYPKGAKAFYMKENPDDPRTVLCNDLIAPEGYGEIIGGSQREDDLDRLTARIDEEELPAEAYGWYLDLRRYGTFPHSGFGLGIERFTAWMTGRPHIRELIPFPRLMNRLTP
- the ftsY gene encoding signal recognition particle-docking protein FtsY; the protein is MTPLGRLTGKGSGTRGSLWRRVAGFALPDLRPSARGLGTETLEELEDRLLAADFGVEAALRLVDRVEALQRRGRLRGPEALRNALRDEVARILLPVASAEGAPAASATEVAFALREPAQGIAVYLMVGVNGVGKTTSAGKLAHVLAARGRKVLLAAADTYRAGAISQLRIWADRTGAEFVAGQPGGDPAAVAFDAIDAARARGVDVAIVDTAGRLHTRTGLMDELAKVRRVIARKLPGAPHETLIVLDATVGQNALAQVRVFRDAVNPSGILLAKMDSSARGGIVVALGQEFGLPVKLVGVGEGPGDLEPFDANAFLEGVFGSPA
- the recG gene encoding ATP-dependent DNA helicase RecG, translating into MSFSRLDSPVQYLKGVGPRRAENLAGLGIRKARDLLYHVPRRYEDASTVQPVAGLEVGDAAVVVGRVRSSGVIPTRKGLRIFQAVIEDETGHITCAWPGQPWLDRRIRKGDLLLAAGTVRFFHGRQIQPREFAVLESGRARGASEGEEGGARGTIFVVYPASESVPQWVLRQLLERNLSTLLRQVEEEEYLSPGERREIGVPVLAEALSSLHAPKSLDAAERGRRRLAWDELYFLQLMHAHARHRSTTAVNGIRFGRSNRLIRPLHESLGFRLTDAQARVLREIYADMTADRRMNRMLQGDVGAGKTIVAVFAMMLAVEGGHQAALMAPTELLAEQHARSLERLLGPLGVETLLLTGRTDARERARVLAALADGSGLVVTGTHALIQETVEFARLGLVVVDEQHRFGVRQRMVLGQRDPAPDTLIMSATPIPRSLALALYGDLDLSVLDELPPGRKPVATRWLRPSRRGEAYRLVRDELARGRQVYVIYPLVGESDKLQLRSATEEWERLRAEEFPDFRVGLLHGQLPGAQRDTVMRAFLAGDLDVLVATSVVEVGIDVSNATVMLIEHAERFGLSQLHQLRGRVGRGADRSYCVAIADAEEAAAERLRVFRSTHDGFAIARADLAMRGEGDFFGSQQHGQPVLRFADLTLDQDLMRAAREHARATIDRDPDLLAPENTTRRHLLTGRFGDRLQLRAVG